In Lathyrus oleraceus cultivar Zhongwan6 unplaced genomic scaffold, CAAS_Psat_ZW6_1.0 chrUn0556, whole genome shotgun sequence, the genomic stretch TTCTATTTTCAAATTCTATTTCCAAAACACCACACATAACGGTTATCAAATTGAAAGAGAGGTTCTTTGTGAAATCATGGTTAAATTATGCATGAACACATCCATGGATTGAAAGCATTTACACTAGAAATCGCCTCTATATTTCATTGAACCAATATATAAAAGATAAAACTCTATTTCGTTGTACGTACAACAACATATTAGAATATTGACAACTTGTTTTCATTACATTAAAATGACCACTGGAAGTAAGTCGCATAGCCACTACAGTCCTCGTGGAAGTGGAAGATCAATGGTTCTTTCTCCAATCCGAGATTCATCTGAGCCATGACTGGATAGAATAAAAAGTACAAATCAGTGAAATTCATGTATTTACCTAAGATATGACATCGAAATTAAACATCAGATATTTACCTAAGATAACTCAAAGCTGACATTCGATAGAGACAGGTAAAGACCAAGATATGCAACCCGATTGTGTAAAAGAATGCAAAAGTTCGGGCATACCTGCAAAACATAATATTATACCCtcttaatttatttatttttaaaaatacatGAAAGAGTAATACACTCGAGCAGTTACAGACGCAGATAAAAGTTAAAACAATATTGAGACCCATAAACAATATCATTTGGAAGAATGTACCAATGTATtgcaaaaaataaataaaaaattgctccataattaaataaaataccAAACAGATTAACACATCATGTAAGAAGGAGGAAGCAGAAACACAAGAGTATATCTAAAATAAGACAGAAGCGTACTTGTTACCGAGAAGAAATCGTCCACTGCTGAGTGTGATTCTGTCCCTGAATCCCAACTCCTTATATCTTTGATCTCTTTCCTAATTACATGTATGACAAATAAATAAGTGCAAAAACAAGGATTGCATGATATTAAAGAATGTGTTTCAAATCAGTTTCTTCTTATTTGGCTTTCTCTCACTCCCTGATCTGCTCCACTCTCTACCTGTCAGGTAAAGTGGGTAAAAAGAGGGGGAGATTTAAACAGAAGAACTCCTCATCGAGATAGTCCCTAGTACCAGTGTTCTATTGCTTTGACGTGAACTACTAACAGGTATATTGACGTCTGACAAATGGAAGTTCAGTCTTTCTCTATAGAAATAGTTTCCTTGTTATGTGAGAGTGTGTGTAATATTTTTACTACCCTGACATGAATATAAATACAATACTGGAGTCTGGAGGAAGAGGTATACATTCTCATTCACTTTGTTGGGTTTCCTTTCGATCCTTTTCTCTCCACACTTTCCATCAAAGACGTGACAGTCTTTGTTTCCAGAGCTGATTACTGGATATATTAGTGTTTCCTAATCTCATTAGTAAAACACTGAAGAGCTTATACTTTGGATAGAAGTTATTTTCCAGAGTTGTGAAGACAAGCTATCCGTGACATCCTCAACCTTAGTAGATAGAAGATTCTCATGAAGATTGTAATGTATGACCTAAGTTATCTTGGGAATATATATAGACTTTGAATGTGTCACTAagtatttaaagaaaaaataataatgtGGCACAAACAACAACCTTAAAAAGATAAAAAATGCTACACTTAGGATGTAATTGTGCGAAGAAAATGGCCCACCTTTTTTGAGAATGCAGCAAAAGGATTTATATCTTCCTCGTATATCTTCTTGTATTTAGATTCAACATCTGATGCAAAACCACTTTCAAGATCTTCTGCATACTGAGCATAAAATCACAAACAATATCTCAACTTCAAGATGAAAACTAGGTTATAATGTATAAAATAATTGAAGAAATAAATAGCATGGCGTTGCAATAAAGATAATGTACAACACCTTTTTAGAACCCCGAGAAACCACTTTCTCAACATTATAGTCTTGGACATAACGAATTTTTCCGTATAATTTAACATTATCTCCTTTGGTCTTTTCCAGCTCTGCTGTTAATACCCcaatcttctccttcaactgcCTTATTTCCTATTAAATGCAAAACATTCACCCATGTCCACCATCATATTAAATATAAAGTTTGATGGAAATAATGTGAAATAGAAAGGAAAAACAAATGAATGTCCTAAACCAGTATTACAAAGATAAACGCACCTCTTCTGTCTCTCTCAAGCGTGTCCTAAATCGATCTCTCTGACTACATATCACTTTAAGCATAGAGCTCTGATCTTGATCTAAGGCATGCCTTTGATCCATATTCTGATGCTGCAGAAGCAATGTAATCttaaaaatcaaattatttaGGTAAATGTTTCACCACAGGACAATAATTGTATCAGTTAACACTTAAAAGAAAGGCAACACAATGCAGAATAAAAATTTTAATGTGTAAACACTCACTACAAAACTATATGGTACAAGAATAAAATTATCAATGCTTCCCAAGATCATTAAAGACAACTAAATTGGTTTTATAAAGGGGAAAACAGTAATAAATCACCTCCGGGATACCACATCTCTTCAGTTGTTGAAATTATGGTATTTAACTTCTGCTGAAGATTATGTGCTTCACAAATAAGTAAAGTATGGTAAGAAAAGCATATTGGAAAATGAAATTCACCTCAGACACCTCACTCCGATTAGCCTCTGATAGATCCCAGTCATCCAGGAAAGTTCCTTTATGATCTTTGGAACTGGAACTGGAACTAAAACAAATTATTCGATCCTTCTTCACTCTGAATCAGCTTCTGgcttcaacatgaaacttttagCTCAACTTTTCAACTTTCTAACGCCTATTAGAACGCGTCAATCCAATTCTTGTAACTCAAGTTATAATTTGTATAgtgacaaggtatcaaataactatttatgctgaaattaaagtacgaaaataaaataaagccaaaaataaaattaaatataaaaatacactaaaatagtaaaaataattgaatAAACTATAGATTTGCATAAGTATAATAGTAGAAGAAGATTCATCAAAATGCACTGGTCAAATTCCtccacacttgaacttttgcactccgaacaatattataaattcaaaattcaaaacagaaaaaaaacaagaacaaacaaaacatgcaattccAAAGGTTATCAAGATACAAAGTGCAAGCAAAAatctaagtctaagcttcaagaaaATGACATTAGTAAGTAACTCTTTTGTAACATTCAAATCAAATATGAAAAACATATTACCAAAGAGTACATAAAAAGCAGCAAGATCGTCACAAGATAAAATTCACTaaactctcaagtgtttaggtagactatttacactcaaagcacatcATGAAAGAAATTACTATTATAAGCTTGAAAAGAtctaacatccacaattgaattacatgcacacaaagatcaaaatgACTTTTATTTCGTTGTAACTTGGTCAGAGTATGGGTGAGATAAATTTTAAGGGATACTAGGCTAAGATTCAAAGGGGAAAAAGAGACATGAAAGAACTTGTGGGAGTTGAACTACATTCATCCACTTTCAAACAATAACTTTTCTGCGATTTTCTTCTCTTTTATCTTTTTATCCTCTTTTTTTTCATAAGGAAAATGTAATGAAATCCTTCTTTGCTTTTTCCACTTCTTTTTTTAatattgttttcttctttttctatatattttttttctttttctgtcaACTTTTGAATGAAATATCACAACTATAGTTATTCAACCTCACATAACTTCAAACAAGACTCTTTCAGTCTTATGAAtgggtgataacattgtttttcactttcAGGCTTGTAATGAGTTTAAACAAAGAATATGATAATAGGCTCAAAGGGGttttcaaacaagggatgatgTTATTCAGGGTTGGCTTTTTGGTTAATGActaaaaaaataaacaaaacaaaaataagTTGCCTTTATCATATCAATATGCATAAGTAAACAAAAAGtttcaacaagagtcaattcaagttctagagactaacaaacatgagtgaaatcacacaagaaagaaagagatgcATTTTTGAATCTTATCCATTAAAAGGttcaaaatctcacaaggttaattgatctaccacaaatgatgtacaatttagagtttagttCTACATATCATACTAAGAATGCACAA encodes the following:
- the LOC127114543 gene encoding protein CASP; amino-acid sequence: MDQRHALDQDQSSMLKVICSQRDRFRTRLRETEEEIRQLKEKIGVLTAELEKTKGDNVKLYGKIRYVQDYNVEKVVSRGSKKYAEDLESGFASDVESKYKKIYEEDINPFAAFSKKERDQRYKELGFRDRITLSSGRFLLGNKYARTFAFFYTIGLHILVFTCLYRMSALSYLSHGSDESRIGERTIDLPLPRGL